One Myxococcales bacterium genomic region harbors:
- a CDS encoding L,D-transpeptidase, which translates to MRLGARSFVGVLGLAGALTCVAATSRADEGAPPWTDEGEVPLAEGMRSVIPRKNESALYAVPGKLDARRGSVMGHARLPFFGTKRGPGCSGRWLSVGPLAWICSDVAELSDEPPLRPAPPKNATGLPFRYFFAGRDGARGYTSLARAEEESADTDLEQGFGVAVVGEREGRNGERFGLTRSGFLIPLKDLVAARTSGFHGEALAPGAPMDLGWVLPDKASTFAAPKAGQKPSGARVRFEVVHVSKVAGAFARTSAEGASPEEWMRLADLARPTLAPPPAEVGGEGAQERWIDVELATQTLVAYEGKTPIFATLVSTGKGPPKSELGTHLGVHRIWVKLLASKMDNLERDDVEHHYSLEDVPWVQFFDKGIALHAAFWHQRFGYVHSHGCVNLSPLDAERLFAFTGPHLPRGWSAVFPTAIERGTAVRVR; encoded by the coding sequence GTGAGGCTCGGCGCACGTTCGTTCGTGGGGGTGCTCGGGCTCGCAGGAGCCCTCACCTGCGTCGCGGCCACGTCGCGAGCCGACGAAGGCGCGCCTCCCTGGACCGACGAGGGCGAGGTCCCGCTGGCCGAGGGCATGCGCTCGGTCATCCCGCGCAAGAACGAGAGCGCGCTCTACGCCGTCCCGGGCAAGCTCGACGCGCGGCGTGGCAGCGTCATGGGCCACGCGCGCCTGCCCTTCTTCGGCACGAAGCGCGGCCCGGGCTGCTCGGGGCGGTGGCTCTCGGTGGGCCCGCTCGCGTGGATTTGCTCCGACGTCGCCGAGCTGTCCGACGAGCCTCCCCTTCGGCCGGCACCCCCCAAGAACGCCACGGGCCTGCCCTTTCGCTATTTTTTCGCGGGACGCGACGGTGCCCGCGGGTACACGTCGCTCGCCCGCGCCGAAGAAGAGTCGGCCGACACCGACCTCGAACAAGGCTTCGGCGTCGCGGTGGTGGGCGAGCGCGAGGGCCGGAACGGAGAGCGCTTCGGGCTTACGCGGTCGGGCTTCCTCATCCCCTTGAAAGACCTGGTCGCCGCGCGCACGTCGGGCTTCCACGGCGAGGCGCTCGCGCCCGGGGCCCCCATGGATCTCGGCTGGGTCCTGCCCGACAAGGCGAGCACGTTCGCGGCGCCGAAGGCCGGCCAAAAGCCGAGCGGCGCGCGCGTCCGGTTCGAGGTCGTGCACGTGAGCAAGGTCGCGGGAGCCTTCGCCCGCACGAGCGCCGAGGGCGCCTCCCCCGAAGAGTGGATGCGGCTCGCCGATCTCGCCCGGCCGACGCTCGCCCCACCGCCGGCCGAAGTGGGCGGCGAAGGGGCCCAAGAGCGCTGGATCGACGTCGAGCTCGCCACGCAGACGCTCGTCGCCTACGAGGGAAAAACCCCTATTTTTGCGACGCTCGTGAGCACCGGCAAGGGGCCACCCAAGTCCGAGCTCGGCACCCACCTCGGGGTGCACCGCATCTGGGTGAAGCTCCTCGCGAGCAAGATGGACAACCTCGAACGGGACGACGTCGAGCACCACTACTCCCTCGAGGACGTGCCCTGGGTGCAGTTCTTCGACAAGGGCATCGCCCTCCACGCGGCCTTCTGGCACCAGCGGTTCGGGTACGTGCACAGCCACGGGTGCGTGAACCTGTCCCCCCTCGACGCCGAGCGCCTCTTCGCCTTCACGGGTCCACACCTGCCCCGGGGCTGGTCGGCTGTTTTTCCGACCGCGATCGAGCGTGGCACGGCCGTACGGGTGCGCTGA
- a CDS encoding GAF domain-containing protein: MKSTRPPPPPPASSSRDVSAPASPRRRKDDRTSSGEFDIASIAKDLERSRRVATAFVDVGQALGQSHDLDVLLDVVLSRAMSTLEADRATLYVLDRRKNQLVSRVMQGGSVRQIHLAVGEGIAGEVARTGEPIVVTDAYEDPRFNPGWDLTSGYRTRTILAVPMRDTEGKTNGVVQVLNKRTGVFTKEDAELLSALATSAGIAIENAMLLRSLAAKNAELLHAKEQLENRVRDLRILFDLERAMGQVSSLEELFASVLKEAVKTAKARAGAIALRHGPTDEMQLYLLPANARKTRHVPWTRGDGFLSDVVKTGEIVLTNDARSDVRFDSGTLELVGDGEPCVLAVPIEGETEEPLGALALFGKDGAGFTEEDRTLLLLFAANASTSIRLQMHREGKEREERLTTIGRLLSGVMHDLKTPLGVLSGYLQLMVQADDRPQREELGELAHKQFGLIAAMQREVLEFARGERSMFVRKVYVQPFFEDLCRQVEGTLARAGVELRLELAYKGTARFDEGKVTRVVHNLARNAAEAMAAQGGGTFVIRVEREGQGPLVMTFSDTGPGIPKEIRHRLFQSFVTSGKKGGTGLGLAITKKIAEEHGGTIEVVASPSGTGATFRFTLPQGEGAP; this comes from the coding sequence TTGAAGTCGACACGGCCGCCTCCTCCGCCTCCTGCGAGCTCCTCGCGGGACGTGAGCGCGCCTGCGAGCCCACGCCGCCGAAAAGACGACCGCACCTCGAGCGGCGAGTTCGACATCGCCTCGATCGCGAAGGACCTCGAGCGGAGCCGTAGGGTCGCGACCGCGTTCGTCGACGTGGGCCAGGCCCTCGGTCAGAGCCACGACCTCGACGTGCTCTTGGACGTGGTGCTCTCGCGCGCCATGTCCACCCTCGAGGCCGACCGGGCCACGCTCTACGTGCTCGATCGGCGGAAAAACCAGCTCGTGAGCCGCGTCATGCAGGGCGGGTCGGTGCGCCAGATCCACCTCGCCGTGGGCGAGGGCATCGCGGGCGAGGTCGCGCGCACGGGCGAGCCCATCGTCGTGACCGACGCCTACGAGGACCCTCGCTTCAACCCCGGGTGGGACCTCACCTCCGGCTACCGCACGCGCACCATCTTGGCCGTGCCCATGCGGGACACCGAGGGCAAGACCAACGGCGTCGTGCAGGTCCTCAACAAGCGCACCGGCGTGTTCACCAAGGAGGACGCCGAGCTCTTGTCGGCGCTCGCCACGTCGGCCGGCATCGCCATCGAGAACGCGATGCTGCTCCGCTCGCTCGCGGCCAAAAACGCCGAGCTTTTGCACGCGAAAGAGCAGCTCGAGAACCGCGTGCGGGATCTTCGCATCCTGTTCGATCTCGAGCGCGCGATGGGGCAGGTCTCCTCGCTCGAGGAGCTCTTCGCGTCGGTGCTCAAAGAGGCCGTGAAGACCGCCAAGGCCCGAGCCGGCGCCATCGCGCTCCGTCACGGCCCGACCGACGAGATGCAGCTCTACCTCTTGCCCGCGAACGCCCGAAAGACGCGCCACGTGCCGTGGACCCGGGGCGACGGCTTCTTGTCCGACGTGGTCAAGACCGGCGAGATCGTGCTCACGAACGACGCGCGCTCCGACGTGCGCTTCGACTCGGGCACGCTCGAGCTCGTGGGCGACGGAGAGCCCTGCGTGCTCGCGGTCCCCATCGAGGGCGAGACCGAAGAGCCCCTCGGCGCCCTCGCGCTCTTCGGCAAGGACGGCGCAGGCTTCACCGAGGAGGACCGAACGCTGCTCCTCCTCTTCGCGGCCAACGCGTCCACGTCGATTCGGCTCCAGATGCACCGCGAGGGCAAGGAGCGCGAGGAGCGCCTCACGACGATCGGCCGCCTTTTGTCGGGTGTCATGCACGACCTCAAGACGCCGCTCGGCGTGCTCTCGGGCTACCTCCAGCTCATGGTCCAAGCCGACGATCGCCCCCAACGCGAAGAGCTCGGGGAGCTCGCCCACAAGCAGTTCGGGCTCATCGCGGCCATGCAGCGCGAGGTGCTCGAGTTCGCGCGCGGCGAGCGGAGCATGTTCGTGCGAAAGGTGTACGTTCAACCTTTCTTCGAGGACCTCTGCCGCCAGGTCGAGGGCACCCTCGCGCGCGCCGGGGTCGAGCTGCGGCTCGAGCTCGCCTACAAGGGCACGGCCCGCTTCGACGAGGGCAAGGTCACGCGCGTGGTGCACAATTTGGCGCGAAACGCGGCCGAGGCGATGGCCGCCCAGGGTGGAGGCACGTTCGTCATCCGCGTCGAGCGCGAGGGCCAGGGCCCGCTCGTGATGACCTTCTCCGACACGGGCCCCGGCATCCCCAAGGAGATCCGGCACCGGCTCTTCCAGTCGTTCGTCACGAGCGGAAAGAAGGGCGGCACCGGCCTCGGCCTCGCCATCACCAAGAAGATCGCCGAAGAGCACGGGGGCACGATCGAGGTCGTCGCGAGCCCGAGCGGCACCGGGGCGACGTTCCGCTTCACGCTTCCGCAGGGCGAGGGCGCCCCGTGA
- a CDS encoding efflux RND transporter permease subunit, with product MLEKLVALSIRFRKVMAALLVVVLVLGVVAARNLPIDALPDVSSVQVDILTKCGGLSPVQVERTVTVPIEKALNGIPKSVEMRSVSRFGLSSVTVIFKDGTDLWWARQLVLERLRQVEGELPPQASTSELAPPSTGLGTIFKFVVRSDRHSAMQLRTLLDWEIGPRLRSVAGVVDVNPFGGELKQYQVVVDPQKLRARSLTLTDVTSALSAASVSVGGGYVERAGESYTIRGSGLVKNEADIGDVVVRTTRDGPAVLVKHLGEVRIGSALRYGVVTLDGEREAVSGLVMMLAGGNSRDVVMAVKERVAEIENDLPPGVRIEVIYDRSDLVGRTLKTVGTNLVEGLLIVTVVLAIMLGTVRGAVVVALGIPASMAIALFGMHLFGVTGDLMSLGAIDFGFLVDGPIVILEGIIAATAGKELMGLARARAYEDVSKLVVKPVAFAVAIIMLVYIPLLTLEGVEGKMFRPMAITMACALFGALVYSVVFFPALATLFVPPAKGHGPKWLEAIAHAYERMVVGAIRKRVVIGAVTSAALVVVGFVFSRAGAEFVPRIFEGDCVLALQRPPSISLEEAKRLDLMVEKIVLSYPEAKKALGQSGRAEMALDAVGNNNTDILVPLKPMKEWQNASSLEELSGLLKDHIETEVPSTFVSVSQPIEDLTNQLIAGSRADVSIKIVGKDLDTLVPLSNQIGDIVRGIHGTADLKIERILGGPMITATADRAKMARYGVKVADAFAVLAASREGLRVGDVYENERKFDLRVVVPPSRPNAEALSELFVETERGEAVPMREVVTFEEGDGPSVVKRLNRERLIRVDVNLRGRDLVSWVEEAKRKVGEKAKLPTGYRLEWGGQFENFERASKRLALVVPAVVAVIFGMLFLMFKSIRPATAVFLLVPLAATGGMLGLLGRGMPFSLPAAVGFIALGGVSVLNGVVIATAIEQERKKGLALEEAVARGAAHSIRAVLTTAAVAGLGFLPMALSTSAGSEVQRPLATVVIVGIFLSTGLTLLVLPGLLFVAYKGEPVAEPTDGRDETDTGHQTLEATP from the coding sequence ATGCTCGAAAAGCTCGTCGCCCTTTCCATCCGCTTTCGCAAGGTGATGGCCGCGCTCCTCGTCGTGGTGCTCGTCCTCGGAGTCGTGGCCGCGCGCAACCTGCCCATCGACGCCCTCCCGGACGTCTCGAGCGTGCAGGTCGACATTCTGACGAAATGTGGGGGGCTCTCCCCCGTCCAGGTCGAGCGCACCGTCACGGTCCCCATCGAGAAGGCGCTGAACGGCATCCCCAAGAGCGTCGAGATGCGCTCCGTGTCGCGCTTCGGGCTCTCGTCGGTCACCGTCATCTTCAAAGACGGGACCGATCTCTGGTGGGCGCGCCAGCTCGTGCTCGAGCGGCTCCGGCAGGTCGAAGGGGAGCTGCCCCCGCAAGCCTCCACGTCCGAGCTCGCGCCTCCGTCCACCGGGCTCGGCACCATCTTCAAGTTCGTGGTGCGCTCCGATCGCCACTCGGCGATGCAGCTCCGCACGCTGCTCGACTGGGAAATAGGCCCACGCCTGCGGAGCGTCGCCGGCGTCGTCGACGTGAACCCCTTCGGCGGCGAGCTCAAGCAATACCAGGTGGTGGTCGACCCCCAGAAGCTCCGGGCCCGCTCCCTCACGCTCACCGACGTGACCTCGGCGCTCTCGGCGGCGAGCGTGAGCGTGGGCGGTGGCTATGTCGAGCGCGCCGGCGAGTCCTACACGATCCGTGGCAGCGGTCTCGTCAAGAACGAGGCCGACATCGGCGACGTGGTCGTGCGCACCACAAGAGACGGGCCGGCCGTGCTGGTCAAACACCTGGGCGAGGTGCGCATCGGCTCGGCGCTCCGCTACGGCGTCGTCACCTTGGACGGCGAGCGCGAGGCCGTGTCCGGGCTCGTCATGATGCTCGCCGGCGGAAACAGCCGCGACGTCGTGATGGCGGTAAAAGAGAGGGTCGCCGAGATCGAGAACGACCTACCTCCCGGCGTGCGGATCGAGGTCATCTACGACCGCTCGGACCTCGTCGGGCGCACGCTCAAGACGGTGGGCACGAACCTCGTCGAGGGCCTGCTCATCGTCACGGTGGTCCTCGCCATCATGCTTGGCACGGTGCGGGGCGCCGTCGTCGTGGCCCTCGGGATCCCGGCGTCGATGGCGATCGCCCTCTTCGGGATGCACCTCTTCGGGGTCACCGGCGACCTCATGAGCCTCGGGGCGATCGACTTCGGCTTCTTGGTCGACGGCCCGATCGTCATCTTGGAAGGGATCATCGCCGCGACGGCCGGCAAAGAGCTCATGGGCCTCGCGAGGGCGCGAGCCTACGAGGACGTGAGCAAGCTCGTGGTAAAGCCCGTGGCGTTCGCGGTGGCGATCATCATGCTCGTGTACATCCCGCTTTTGACGCTCGAAGGCGTCGAGGGGAAGATGTTCCGCCCGATGGCCATCACGATGGCGTGCGCGCTTTTCGGGGCGCTCGTCTACTCGGTGGTCTTCTTCCCGGCGCTGGCGACGCTCTTCGTGCCGCCCGCGAAGGGGCACGGCCCCAAGTGGCTCGAGGCGATCGCGCACGCGTACGAGCGCATGGTCGTCGGCGCGATTCGGAAGCGCGTGGTCATTGGCGCCGTGACCTCCGCCGCGCTCGTGGTGGTCGGCTTCGTCTTCTCGCGTGCGGGCGCGGAGTTCGTGCCGCGCATCTTCGAGGGCGACTGCGTGCTCGCGCTCCAGCGCCCGCCGAGCATCTCGCTCGAGGAGGCGAAGCGCCTCGATCTCATGGTCGAGAAGATCGTGCTCTCCTACCCCGAGGCCAAGAAGGCACTCGGACAGAGCGGGCGCGCCGAGATGGCGCTCGACGCCGTCGGAAACAACAACACCGACATCCTCGTACCTCTCAAGCCGATGAAGGAGTGGCAGAACGCGTCGAGCCTCGAGGAGCTCAGCGGGCTCCTCAAGGACCACATCGAGACCGAGGTCCCGTCCACGTTCGTGTCCGTGTCGCAGCCCATCGAAGATCTCACGAACCAACTCATCGCGGGCTCACGCGCCGACGTCTCGATCAAGATCGTGGGCAAAGATCTCGACACGCTCGTCCCCCTCTCGAACCAGATCGGCGACATCGTGCGCGGAATCCATGGCACGGCCGACCTCAAGATCGAGCGAATCCTCGGCGGGCCCATGATCACGGCTACGGCCGATCGCGCGAAGATGGCCAGGTACGGCGTCAAGGTGGCCGACGCGTTCGCCGTGCTCGCGGCCTCGCGCGAGGGGCTCCGCGTGGGCGACGTGTACGAGAACGAGCGAAAGTTCGACCTTCGCGTCGTCGTGCCTCCGTCGCGCCCGAACGCCGAAGCGCTCTCGGAGCTCTTCGTCGAGACCGAGCGCGGCGAGGCCGTGCCCATGCGCGAGGTCGTCACGTTCGAAGAGGGCGACGGCCCGTCCGTGGTGAAGCGACTGAACCGCGAGCGCCTCATTCGCGTCGACGTGAACCTGCGCGGTCGCGACCTCGTCTCGTGGGTAGAAGAGGCGAAACGAAAAGTGGGAGAGAAAGCCAAGTTGCCCACGGGGTATCGCCTGGAGTGGGGTGGGCAGTTCGAGAACTTCGAGCGAGCGTCGAAGCGCCTCGCTTTGGTGGTGCCGGCCGTGGTCGCGGTCATCTTCGGAATGCTCTTCTTGATGTTCAAGAGCATCCGGCCGGCGACGGCGGTGTTCCTCCTCGTCCCGCTCGCGGCCACGGGAGGCATGTTGGGGCTGCTAGGCCGTGGGATGCCGTTCAGCCTCCCGGCGGCGGTCGGTTTCATCGCGCTCGGCGGCGTCTCGGTGTTGAACGGCGTGGTCATCGCGACGGCGATCGAACAAGAGCGCAAGAAGGGGCTCGCGCTCGAAGAGGCGGTCGCGCGCGGGGCCGCCCACTCGATCCGCGCCGTGCTCACGACGGCGGCGGTCGCGGGGCTCGGGTTCTTGCCGATGGCGCTGTCGACGAGCGCGGGGTCCGAGGTGCAGCGCCCGCTCGCCACGGTCGTCATCGTGGGCATCTTCCTGAGCACCGGGCTCACGCTGCTCGTGCTGCCGGGCCTCCTCTTCGTGGCCTACAAGGGCGAGCCGGTGGCCGAGCCAACCGACGGGCGCGACGAGACCGACACCGGGCACCAAACCCTCGAGGCCACGCCATGA
- a CDS encoding formylglycine-generating enzyme family protein: MAAGLVGLGLLLECCTSGEGPRPGAAPTLDAASSDGASPPRDAADPDAAPFVLPPPAPYDSPTCHHGAMPARCDDRWCTLPKGCFLMGAPESEKRRSRYGEEQREVSFTHDLLISKHETTQAEWVATGLPNPSKANQRPDLVSDCLEPRCPVGDITWWDAWVFANLENDRAGLPHCAEPRDCKGTPGNGLVCQRIEQLVPSLYDCEGFRLPTRSEFEYAARGGTLTEFYSGKMTGDGEGPEPHLREIAWFTQNSGHTTHPVEQKLPNQWGLFDTLGNAVEWVTEEEISSANPPGPLVDFRGVLHPTDDSALVRGGAANAPPWSLRVGSRALGAVRWAHGPGGSVRLVRSLPHPTDAGAPDAAPADASPDAGR, from the coding sequence ATGGCGGCGGGCCTTGTCGGGCTGGGCCTTCTCCTCGAGTGCTGCACTTCGGGAGAGGGCCCTCGCCCTGGCGCCGCGCCCACCCTCGACGCAGCCTCCAGCGACGGCGCAAGCCCTCCCCGTGACGCTGCGGATCCCGACGCGGCCCCCTTCGTCCTCCCTCCTCCCGCGCCCTACGACAGCCCCACCTGCCATCACGGCGCCATGCCCGCACGCTGCGACGACCGCTGGTGCACCCTCCCCAAAGGCTGTTTCCTCATGGGCGCTCCTGAGTCCGAGAAGCGTCGCTCACGCTACGGCGAAGAGCAACGCGAGGTGTCGTTCACCCACGATCTCCTCATCTCCAAACACGAGACCACCCAGGCCGAGTGGGTCGCTACCGGCCTCCCCAACCCCAGCAAGGCCAACCAACGCCCCGACCTGGTCAGCGACTGCCTCGAGCCGCGCTGCCCCGTCGGCGACATCACCTGGTGGGACGCCTGGGTCTTCGCCAACCTCGAGAACGACCGCGCCGGCCTCCCTCACTGCGCCGAGCCACGCGACTGCAAGGGCACACCCGGGAATGGCCTCGTCTGCCAGCGCATCGAGCAGCTCGTCCCCTCCCTTTACGACTGCGAAGGCTTCCGCCTCCCCACGCGCTCCGAGTTCGAATATGCCGCCCGCGGCGGCACCCTCACCGAGTTCTACTCCGGCAAGATGACGGGCGACGGCGAGGGGCCCGAGCCCCACCTCCGCGAGATCGCCTGGTTTACCCAAAACTCGGGCCACACCACCCATCCTGTCGAGCAGAAGCTCCCCAACCAATGGGGCCTCTTCGACACGCTCGGAAACGCGGTCGAGTGGGTCACCGAAGAAGAGATCAGCTCGGCCAACCCCCCGGGGCCCCTCGTCGACTTTCGAGGTGTCCTCCACCCCACGGACGACTCCGCTCTCGTCCGCGGCGGTGCTGCCAATGCGCCCCCCTGGAGCCTTCGCGTCGGGAGCCGGGCCCTTGGCGCAGTCCGGTGGGCCCACGGTCCGGGGGGCAGCGTGCGCCTCGTCCGCTCCCTCCCTCATCCCACCGACGCCGGCGCCCCGGACGCGGCTCCCGCAGACGCCTCGCCGGACGCGGGACGATGA
- a CDS encoding DUF4349 domain-containing protein codes for MTRRRTYGRSSPLLSALLVALAASSVACGASAREPMMPSAAMASPASPPAPASPSVEAAPGGAMAPSAPMAGQPAPAQAPSPHAPGATKANAAAPAPDASSKKGKEAPQADGRAASLVVYTGQLAMLTENGKMPESIDAIIDVAESLGGGLMGRRDDGVDIRVPSAQFRAALKGIEKVAPVTARSVKADDVTEQVHDLEVRLSNLKATQKRLQDFLSRAQNVNEALTVGRELERVAQEIDVIEGRVGFLRNRASFSQISVALREKPKEQPLVVVTPPPPPPKVIPPSEVPNLPVPWLERLGVDPVLSIPKP; via the coding sequence ATGACACGCCGACGAACCTACGGTCGCTCTTCTCCGCTCCTCTCGGCGCTCCTCGTCGCCCTCGCCGCGAGCTCGGTCGCGTGTGGCGCGTCGGCGCGAGAGCCCATGATGCCGTCCGCCGCGATGGCCTCCCCGGCCTCCCCGCCCGCCCCTGCCTCTCCCTCGGTCGAGGCTGCTCCGGGAGGCGCTATGGCTCCCTCCGCCCCGATGGCGGGCCAGCCCGCTCCCGCCCAGGCCCCTTCGCCCCACGCGCCAGGCGCCACCAAGGCGAACGCCGCCGCCCCCGCGCCCGATGCGTCTTCCAAGAAGGGCAAAGAGGCTCCCCAGGCAGACGGTCGCGCGGCCTCCCTCGTCGTCTACACCGGCCAGCTCGCGATGCTCACCGAGAACGGCAAAATGCCCGAGAGCATCGACGCCATCATCGACGTCGCCGAGTCGCTCGGCGGTGGGCTCATGGGGCGCCGCGACGACGGCGTCGACATCCGTGTACCTTCTGCCCAATTCCGCGCGGCGCTCAAGGGCATCGAGAAGGTCGCCCCCGTGACCGCGCGCTCCGTGAAGGCCGACGACGTCACCGAGCAGGTGCACGATCTCGAGGTGCGCCTCTCGAACCTGAAAGCGACGCAGAAGCGCCTCCAAGACTTCCTCTCCCGCGCGCAGAACGTCAACGAGGCCCTCACCGTGGGCCGTGAGCTCGAGCGCGTCGCCCAAGAGATCGACGTCATCGAGGGGCGCGTAGGCTTCCTCCGAAACCGCGCGAGTTTTTCCCAAATCTCGGTCGCCCTCCGCGAAAAGCCAAAAGAGCAGCCGCTCGTCGTGGTCACTCCGCCTCCTCCGCCACCCAAGGTCATCCCCCCGTCCGAGGTGCCGAACCTGCCCGTCCCGTGGCTCGAGCGCCTCGGCGTCGACCCCGTGCTCTCGATCCCCAAGCCCTGA
- a CDS encoding polyprenol monophosphomannose synthase — translation MARTLVVTPTYNERDNLERFVTQVRSALPEAHVLVVDDASPDGTGAIADAIAERDPNVRVIHRKGKLGLGTAYVEAFKKGLSEGFERFFEMDADLSHDPRYLAAFVAELDRGADVVIGSRNVPGGGVEGWGLGRHFLSKGGSLYSRTILGLTVKDLTSGYKAFSRRALEAIDLSAVRSNGYSFQIELTYRAILKGMRVREVPIVFVDRKVGHSKMSRKVFVEAVGMVWKLRAEAMLGRL, via the coding sequence ATGGCCCGAACGCTCGTCGTCACGCCCACTTACAACGAACGCGACAACCTCGAGCGCTTCGTCACGCAGGTGCGGTCCGCGCTGCCCGAGGCTCACGTCCTCGTCGTCGACGACGCATCTCCGGACGGCACCGGCGCCATCGCCGACGCCATCGCCGAGCGCGATCCGAACGTGCGGGTCATCCACCGCAAGGGCAAGCTCGGCCTCGGCACGGCCTACGTCGAGGCCTTCAAAAAGGGCCTCTCCGAGGGGTTCGAGCGCTTCTTCGAGATGGACGCCGATCTCTCCCACGACCCACGCTACCTCGCGGCGTTCGTCGCCGAGCTCGATCGCGGCGCCGACGTGGTCATCGGCTCACGCAACGTGCCGGGCGGCGGCGTCGAAGGGTGGGGCCTCGGCCGGCACTTTCTCTCGAAGGGCGGCTCGCTCTACTCGCGCACCATCTTGGGCCTCACCGTGAAAGACCTCACGAGCGGCTACAAGGCCTTCTCGCGGCGCGCCCTCGAGGCCATCGACCTCTCCGCGGTGCGCTCGAACGGCTACTCGTTCCAGATCGAGCTCACCTACCGCGCGATCTTGAAGGGCATGCGCGTCCGCGAGGTGCCCATCGTCTTCGTGGACCGCAAGGTGGGCCACTCCAAGATGAGCCGCAAGGTGTTCGTCGAGGCCGTCGGCATGGTGTGGAAGCTCCGCGCCGAGGCCATGCTGGGGCGGCTGTAG
- a CDS encoding formylglycine-generating enzyme family protein — MNPRRVTAGLVGLGLLLECCTSEEGPRPGGALTLDAASSDGASPPRDAAAPDAAPFVLPPPAPYDSPTCHHGAMPARCDDRWCTLPKGCFLMGAPESEKRRSRYGEEQREVSFTHDLLISKHETTQAEWVATGLPNPSKANQRPDLISDCLEPRCPVGDITWWDAWVFANLENDRAGLPHCAEPRDCKGTPGNGLVCQRIEQLVPSLYDCEGFRLPTRSEFEYAARGGTLTEFYSGKMTGDGEGPEPHLREIAWFTQNSGHTTHPVEQKLPNHWGLFDMLGNAGEWVTEEEISSANPPGPLVDFRGVLHPTDDSALVRGGFANAAPWSLRVGSRALGAVRWAHGPGGSVRLVRSLPHPTDAGAQDAAPADASPDAGR, encoded by the coding sequence ATGAACCCTCGGCGCGTCACGGCGGGCCTCGTCGGGCTGGGCCTTCTCCTCGAGTGCTGCACTTCGGAAGAGGGCCCTCGCCCCGGCGGCGCGCTCACCCTCGACGCAGCCTCCAGCGACGGCGCAAGCCCTCCCCGTGACGCTGCGGCTCCCGACGCTGCCCCCTTCGTCCTCCCTCCGCCCGCGCCCTACGACAGCCCCACCTGCCACCACGGCGCCATGCCGGCACGCTGTGACGACCGCTGGTGCACCCTCCCCAAGGGCTGTTTCCTCATGGGCGCCCCTGAGTCCGAGAAGCGTCGCTCACGCTACGGCGAAGAGCAACGCGAGGTGTCGTTCACCCACGATCTCCTCATCTCCAAACACGAGACCACCCAGGCCGAGTGGGTCGCCACCGGCCTCCCCAACCCCAGCAAGGCCAACCAACGCCCCGACCTCATCAGCGACTGCCTCGAGCCGCGCTGCCCCGTCGGCGACATCACCTGGTGGGACGCCTGGGTCTTCGCCAACCTCGAGAACGACCGCGCCGGCCTCCCTCACTGCGCCGAGCCACGCGACTGCAAGGGCACACCCGGGAATGGCCTCGTCTGCCAGCGCATCGAGCAGCTCGTCCCCTCCCTTTACGACTGCGAAGGCTTCCGCCTCCCCACCCGCTCCGAGTTCGAATATGCCGCCCGCGGCGGCACCCTCACCGAGTTCTACTCCGGCAAGATGACGGGCGACGGCGAGGGGCCCGAGCCTCACCTCCGCGAGATCGCCTGGTTTACCCAAAACTCGGGCCACACCACCCATCCTGTCGAGCAGAAGCTCCCCAACCACTGGGGCCTCTTCGACATGCTCGGAAACGCCGGCGAGTGGGTCACCGAAGAAGAGATCAGCTCCGCCAACCCACCGGGGCCCCTCGTCGACTTTCGAGGTGTCCTCCACCCCACGGACGACTCCGCCCTCGTCCGTGGCGGTTTCGCCAATGCCGCACCATGGAGTCTTCGCGTCGGGAGCCGGGCCCTTGGCGCGGTCCGGTGGGCCCACGGTCCGGGAGGCAGCGTGCGCCTCGTCCGCTCCCTCCCTCATCCCACCGACGCCGGCGCCCAGGACGCGGCTCCCGCAGACGCCTCGCCGGACGCGGGACGATGA